A window from Acipenser ruthenus chromosome 36, fAciRut3.2 maternal haplotype, whole genome shotgun sequence encodes these proteins:
- the LOC117965620 gene encoding CD209 antigen-like protein C has product MADSNFDFYQQTAQRKYQDMKRNCGSAVAFCTTCFRPPVNDEDEEVNYIHVEESTESEEQIRKGKAKPMKTKDRNVCGSKSIVVLYILLMATSMVWMILLSKAFAKHSEISAEIENLRNSRTILKGNESAISAELQELWNTLISLKASDTEEIRNLRVEQTLLKEKDSKIMANVTNLENYVSKVCVIKTCPYEWTLFSGKCYYFSNENRDWKKAREFCQSQDSDLAVINSDEELNYLKGKVRVDHLVGMSDLETEGVWKWLDGSLVDGRMWNPGEPNNEGKEDCGEMSNGKLNDIPCNLKQRWICEKTL; this is encoded by the exons ATGGCAGACAGTAATTTTGACTTCTATCAACAAACTGCACAAAGAAAATATCAGGACATGAAAAGAAACTGCGGATCAG CAGTGGCATTTTGCACAACGTGTTTTCGACCACCTGTGAATGACGAAGATGAGGAAGTTAACTATATACACGTGGAAGAATCTACTGAATCTGAGGAACAGATTCGCAAAGGGAAGGCTAAACCCATGAAGACTAAAG aTCGTAATGTCTGTGGAAGCAAATCCATTGTTGTTCTCTACATTCTGTTGATGGCTACCTCGATGGTGTGGATGATCCTGCTCTCCAAGGCATTTGCAAAAC attcGGAAATCTCTGCTGAAATCGAGAACCTGAGAAACTCGAGGACAATTTTGAAAGGAAATG AATCTGCAATATCTGCCGAACTACAGGAGCTGTGGAATACACTGATCAGCTTGAAAGCAAGCG acacTGAAGAAATACGAAACCTGAGAGTGGAGCAAACCCTCCTGAAGGAAAAAG ATTCTAAGATCATGGCAAATGTTACAAACTTGGAAAATTATGTTTCTAAAG tgtgcGTCATCAAGACCTGCCCTTATGAATGGACCTTGTTTAGTGGGAAATGTTACTACTTTTCCAATGAGAACAGAGACTGGAAGAAAGCAAGAGAATTCTGTCAATCCCAAGACTCGGACCTTGCAGTGATCAACAGTGATGAAGAGCTG AACTATTTAAAGGGCAAAGTTCGAGTGGATCACTTGGTTGGAATGAGCGATTTGGAGACAGAAGGGGTCTGGAAGTGGTTGGATGGGAGTTTAGTGGATGGGAG AATGTGGAATCCTGGGGAACCAAACAATGAAGGAAAAGAAGACTGTGGTGAGATGAGCAACGGCAAGCTGAATGACATCCCTTGCAACCTAAAACAACGATGGATCTGTGAAAAAACACTTTAA
- the LOC117966833 gene encoding alpha-amylase-like, whose amino-acid sequence MHRRNSGKMSSLREVMNKLYSSEAMEWNANEKDFVVAGMIMNKGSAALMMTQTQTLWRDTRASDCSAQDHVAVSGSAGGRAVLPCSYTPTRGQDVAVTWYAYPDKSSVLLIYSEPPSAPIPAQWSGRVKLSDEVSSGNASLLISELTLEDTRDYTCTVRINGKYVTYRNVKLTVQEPPKRDSTTSGTTTTTTQTTRPSATPTTRPSATPTTRPSATPTTRPSATPAILSAVAVSAVIGIIGAAVFAILKYKRRAANANGNNQNAGDQNASSDLVSYTVIDHTRQPGGAPVRSGVSAVDNTEYATVQIH is encoded by the exons ATGCACCGACGCAACTCGGGGAAGATGTCAAGTTTGAGGGAAGTTATGAATAAACTGTACAGCTCCGAGGCCATGGAGTGGAACGCAAACGAGAAAGACTTCGTCGTGGCTGGGATGATTATGAACAAGGGCTCAGCTGCTTTAATGATGACACAGACCCAAACACTTTGGAGAGATACACGCGCCT CAGATTGCTCTGCACAAGACCATGTTGCTGTCTCTGGCTCAGCTGGGGGGAGAGCAGTGCTGCCCTGTTCTTACACCCCCACCCGTGGGCAGGATGTAGCAGTCACATGGTATGCATATCCAGATAAGAGTTCAGTTCTATTAATCTACTCAGAGCCCCCCTCAGCACCCATCCCTGCGCAGTGGAGCGGCCGAGTGAAACTGTCTGATGAAGTCTCCTCTGGAAACGCCTCTCTGCTAATCTCTGAGCTCACACTGGAGGACACTCGGGATTACACGTGTACAGTGAGGATCAATGGGAAATATGTCACTTACAGGAATGTTAAACtgacagttcaag AACCTCCAAAGAGAGATTCAACTACTTCAGGAACAACAACGACCACAACCcagacaactagaccatcagcaaccccgacaactagaccatcagcaactccgacaactagaccatcagcaactccgacaactagaccatcagcaactcCCGCTATCCTCTCTGCAGTAGCCGTCTCTGCTGTCATCGGCATCATAGGTGCTGCAGTCTTTGCCATTTTAAAGTACAAAAGGAGAGCAG CGAATGCTAATGGAAATAACCAGAATGCTGGAGATCAGAATGCG AGCTCAGACTTGGTTTCCTACACTGTAATCGATCACACAAGACAGCCGGGAGGAGCCCCAGTCCGGTCAGGGGTCAGTGCTGTGGACAATACGGAGTACGCCACTGTCCAGATCCACTGA